A stretch of the Notamacropus eugenii isolate mMacEug1 chromosome 2, mMacEug1.pri_v2, whole genome shotgun sequence genome encodes the following:
- the G0S2 gene encoding LOW QUALITY PROTEIN: G0/G1 switch protein 2 (The sequence of the model RefSeq protein was modified relative to this genomic sequence to represent the inferred CDS: deleted 1 base in 1 codon), with translation MPKMETVQELIPLAKEMMAQKPKGKMIKIYVLGSVLAFFGVMIRLMETVCSPFCSNRWLQEDEVAQAARIQESRRREVLLEKSKQQEALGGRSLSHRQHAS, from the exons ATGCCAAAAATGGAAACTGTCCAGGAGCTGATCCCCTTGGCCAAGGAAATGATGGCCCAGAAACCAAAAGGGAAGATGATT AAGATATACGTGCTAGGCAGTGTGCTGGCTTTTTTTGGAGTCATGATTCGCCTGATGGAGACAGTATGCAGTCCCTTCTGTAGCAACAGATGGCTTCAGGAGGATGAGGTGGCCCAAGCTGCCAGGATCCAGGAGTCCAGGAGAAGGGAAGTATTGCTGGAGAAAAGCAAGCAACAAGAAGCCCTGGGAGGTCGGAGCCTCTCCCATCGCCAACATGCCTCCTAA